CGTCATGCCCACCACGTTCGCCGTGATGGGTGTCGTCGGGCAGCCGCTGCTCTTCCTCATCCTGGGCGTCGTCCTCGCCCTCTTCAGCGTCGGCTACGCCGAGATGAGCCGGCACGTCCACAACGCCGGCGCCTTCTACGCGTACATATCCCGCGGCCTCGGCCCGACCGCCGGTGCGGGCGCCGCTCTGGTCGCGCTCGTCGCCTACAGCGTCCTCCAGGTCGGCATCTACGGGATGTTCGGCTTCGAGGTGTCCAACCTCCTGGCCACCTACCTCGACCTCAGCATCGCCTGGTGGATCCCGGCGCTGGTCGCCGTGCTCGCGGTCGGCGCGCTCGCCCTGCTGAAGATCGACGTGAACGCGCGCGTGCTCGGCGTACTCCTGCTCGTGGAGGTCGCGCTCGTCGTCATCTTCGACATCGCGGCGATCGGCGACCCGGCGAAGGAGGGCCTGTCGCTGCACGCCTTCAACCCGGACACCCTCACCGGCGCGGGCGTCGGCACCGCCCTGTGCTTCTGCATCGCCGCCTTCACCGGCTTCGAGCAGGCGCCCGTGTACGCGGAGGAGACCAGCCGCCCGCACATCCTCGTGCCGCGCGTGATGTTCATGGCGGTCGGCTTCGTCGCCGTCTTCTTCGCCATCAGCTCCTGGGCGCTCACCGTCGCCGCGGGACCCTCCGCGATCATCCCGACCGCGCAGAAGCAGAGCGCGGGCCTGATGTTCTTCCTGACGGAGAGCAGGCTCGGCGGCACGTTCACGGACATCGTCCATGTCCTTTTCGTCACCGGCATGTTCGCGGCGCTCCTCAGCTTCCACAACGTCGTCTCGCGCTACGCCTTCGCCATGGGCCGCGAGGGACTGCTGCCCGCCACCTTCGGCCGCACCAACAGCTCCAGCGGCGCGCCCGGCACCGGCTCCCTGCTCCAGACCGCCCTCTCCCTGATCATCGTCGTGGCCTTCGCGGTCACCGACGACGGCAAGGCGGGCGACCCGACGGCGCCCGTGCTCAAGCTCTTCACCTGGGGCGGCAACGTCGGCGCCCTCGGCATCATCCTGCTGATGGCCACCGCCTCGCTGGCCGTGATCGTCTTCTTCGTCAGGCGCGGCGCAGCGGGCGCTCAGATCTGGCGCCTGATCGCGTCGGGGATCGCCGGGATCGCGCTGCTCGTCATCGCCTTCTACACGGTCAAGGACTTCGACGTCCTCGTCGGCGCGGGCCCGGGCTCCTCCCTCAACTGGGTGCTGCCCGGCATCATCGCGCTGGCCGCCGTCATCGGCTTCGTCCACGGCGTCGTCCTGCGCGGCAGGAACCCCGAGGCGCACGCCAGGATCGGTCTCGGCAACGAGGCGTTCCAGCTGGAGAAGGCGGCCGGCGTGCCCGCCCAGAAGTGACAGAACGCTGACGAACACCCGTGGCCACTGGTCACCGGCGGCCACGGGTGCTCGAATCAGTGTGTGAACCCGGAAGAACCCGTACCGCCCGAGCGGGACGAGCAGCGAGGCGCGCCCGTCGGCCGCCGTCTCGTCCTCGGCATGCTCGGACTCGGCGCCCTCGGCGTCGCCGCCGCGCCCACCCTTCAGCGCGGCCTCGAATCCTTCCTCGGCAACGCCGCGGACAAGGATCCCACCGGCCTGACGGACCTCCTGCCGAACGGCGGCGGCTTCCGCTACTACTCGGTCGCCTCCTCCGTCCCCAACAGGTCGGCCGCCGACTACCGCCTCACCGTCGACGGCCTCGTCGACCGGCCCACCACCTACACGCTCCCCGCGCTGCGGGCGCTCCCGCAGACCCGCCTCGTGCGCGACGTCCAGTGCGTCACCGGGTGGCGCGTGCCGGAAACCCCCTTCGAGGGCGTACGCCTCTCCGCCATCCTGGACGCGGCCGGGGTCCGGCCGTCCGCCAAGGCGCTGCGGCTGACCTGCTTCGACGGCACCTACAGCGAGAGCCTCACGCTGTCCCAGGCCCGCCGCGCCGACGTGCTCGTCGCGCTGCGGATGCAGGACAAGCCCCTCGGTCACACCCACGGCGGGCCGGTCCGCCTCTACGTCGGCCCCATGTACTTCTACAAGTCGGCGAAATGGCTGTCCGGCATCACCGTCACCGACCGTGTCGAACCCGGCTACTGGGAAGAGCGCGGCTACGACGTGGACGCGTGGGTCGGCCGCTCGAACGGACGCGACGATGAACCCACCCAGTGAACTCACCGCGCGCGTAAGGCGCTTCACCCGCACCGAGACCTGGGTCCACCGGTCCACGGCGGCCCTCATGGGCCTGTGCATCCTGACGGCGGCCTGCCTGTACGTGCCCCAGTTCGCGGAGCTCGTCGGCCGCCGCGAACTCGTGGTCAGGCTCCACGAGTGGTCCGGTCTCCTGCTGCCCGCGCCCTACCTCGTAGGCCTCGCGTCCCGCGCCTTCCGCGCCGACCTGCGCCGCCTGAACCGCTTCGTCCCGCACGACCGCACCTGGCTTCGCTCCGCCCTGCGCCGCTCGGGCCCGAGGCCCGCGGGCAAGTTCAACGCGGGCCAGAAGCTGTACGCGGGCTGGCTCGGGGGAGCGGTCCTGGTGATGCTCGGCACGGGCCTGCTCATGTGGTTCACGCACCTCGCGCCCCTCACCTGGCGCACCGGCAGCACCTTCGTGCACGACTGGCTGTCCCTCGCCCTCGGCATCGTGGTCGCCGGGCACATCGCGAAGGCGTGGGCGGACCCCGAGGCGCGGCTCGGCATGCGGACCGGGTTCGTGGGGAGGGAGTGGGCCGAGCGCGAGCACGGCGAGTGGCTGCCTTGACGGCGCCGCGCTACGCGCCCGCGCCGAAGTCCAGCAGGACCTTGCACGCCCGCGAGCGGTCCGCGGCCAGCACGAACGCCGACTCCGCATCCGCCACCGGGACCACCGCGCTGATCAGCTCCGCCAGCCCCGGCTGCTCGGCGAGCAGGAGCAGCGCGTCGTCGAACTCCGTGTCGAAGCGGAACGCCCCGCGCAGCTCGATCTCCCGGCTGACCACGAGGTTCCCCGCGAACGGGCTCTGCCCCGGCGGCAGCATCCCGAGCTGTACGACCACACCGCCGCGCCGCACATGGCGCAGGCAGCTGTCGAGCCCGGCGGCCACGCCCGAAGCCTCGACCGCCGCGTGGGCCTCGTCGGGCCGGCCCTTGTCGGCCGGGTCGTCCGCGCGCACGAGGGTGTCGGCGCCGGCGAGTTCCGCGTACCGGAGAGCTTCGGGGAGGAGATCGGTGGCGGTCACGTGGGCCGCCCCGGCCGCCTTGGCCGCGGCGACGACGAGGCAGCCGATGGGGCCCGCGCCGGTCACGAGCACGTGCTTGCCCGCGACCGGTCCCGCCCGGCGCACCGCGTGCAGCGCCACCGCGAGGGGCTCGGCGAGGGCGGCCCGGTCGAGCGGAAGCCCGGCCGGTACGGCCCTCAACTGGTCGGCGGGGACGGCGATCCGCGCGGCGAATCCGCCCTGGACGTGCGGGGTGCGGGCCGCGCTGCCGAGGTAGCGGGTGTCGCGGCAGACATTGCGCCGCCCGTCCACGCACTCGGGGCAGGTCCCGCAGGGGGTGGCGGGGTGCACGGCGACGGCCGTGCCGGGCGCGGGGCCGGTGGCACCGTCCCCGTACGAGATGACCGTGCCCACGACCTCGTGGCCGAGCAGCATGGGTTCCTGGAGCCGGAAGTCGCCGACGCCGCCGTGGCGCCAGTAGTGCAGGTCGGAGCCGCACACCCCGCCGTAGCGGACGGCGACGAGCGCCTGACCCGGGCCGGGTTCGGGGAAGGGGAGTTCGTCGACGCGCAGATCTCCCGCGCCGTGGATCACGCAGCCCAGCATCAGGTCTCCTCCAGCCATGAGGTCTTCTAGAGAACGCTCGTCATGCCGCCGTCGACGTAGAGGATCTGCCCGCTGACGAAGTCGGACGCGGGCGAGGCCAGGAACAGGGTGCCGCCGACGAGGTCGTCGGTGCGGCCCCAGCGGCCGGCCGGGGTCCTGCGGCGGACCCAGGCGCTGAACTCCTCGTCGCGGACGAGCGGTTCGGTCAGCTCGGTCTCGATGTAGCCGGGGCCGAGCCCGTTGACCTGGACCCCGGAGGGGCCCCAGTCGGCGCACATGCCCTTGGTGAGCATCTTCAGAGCGCCCTTGGTGGCGGCGTAGGGCGCGATGCCGGGCCGCACGACCTCGCTCTGCAGCGAGCAGATGTTGATGATCTTTCCGTGGCCGCGTTCCACCATGCCACGGGCCGCCTCACGGCCCACCAGGAACGCGCTCGTCAGATTGGTGTTCAGGACCCGGTGCCAGTCGGCGTCGGTGAACTCCAGGAGCGGGGCGCGCAGTTGCATGCCCGCGTTGTTGACGAGGATGTCGAGCGGACCCACCCGCTCCTCGACCCCGGCGACTCCGGCGGCCACGGACGGTCCGTCCGTGACGTCGAACGCCGCGGTGTGGACCGGGCTGTTTCCTGTCTGCTCCGACAGCCGCTCGGCCGCGTCCGCGAGGGCGGGCTCGTCGCGTCCGTTGAGGACGACGGTCGCGCCGGCCTCCAGGAGGCCGCGGGCCAGGGCGAACCCGATCCCACGGCTGGAACCGGTCACCAGGGCCGTGCGGCCGCTGATGTCGAAGAGGGGGTGGGTCATGGCTCGGTACTCCCGTCGCTAAATGACCAGGGACAGCAGCAGGACCAGGCCACCGGCGACGACCGAGATGATCGTCTCCATGACGGACCAGGTCTTGATGGTCTGCCCGACGTTCAGGCCGAAGTACTCCTTCACCAGCCAGAAGCCCGCGTCGTTCACGTGGCTGAAGAAGAGCGAGCCGGCGCCGATCGCGAGGACCAGCAGGGCCGTGTGCGCGGTCGACATGTCGGCCGCGAGCGGCGCCACGAGACCGGCCGCCGAGATGGTCGCGACGGTGGCGGAGCCCGTGGCGAGGCGTATGACGACCGCGATCAGCCAGGCGAGCAGCAGGGCCGGGATCGCCCAGTCCTTGGAGATGTCGAGGACCATCTGGCCCACGCCGGAGTCGATGAGGGTCTGCTTGAAGCCGCCGCCCGCGCCGACGATGAGGAGGACGCCCGCGATCGGGGCGAGCGACTTCTCGACGGTGGAGGACAGCCTGTCCTTGGTGAACCCGGCCGCGCGGCCCAGCGTGAACATGCCGACGATCACGGCGGCGAGCAGGGCGATCAGCGGCGAGCCGATGACGTCGAAGACGCGCTGCACGGTGTGCTCGGGCTTGTCCACGACGATGTCGACGAGTGCCTTGGCGAGCATCAGGACGACGGGGAGCAGGATCGTGGCGACGGCCGCGCGGAAGCTGGGACGCTTCTCCAGGTCGTCGCTGGCCCGCGCCGGGGTCATCTTGTCCGGGGCCTGGACGTCCACCCAGCGTGCGGCGACCTTCGAGAACAGCGGACCCGCGATGATCACCGTCGGGATGGCGATGAGGACACCCAGGGCGAGCGTGACGCCGAGGTTGGCGCCGACGGCGTCGATCGCGACGAGCGGGCCGGGGTGCGGCGGAATCAGGCCGTGCATGACCGACAGGCCGGCGAGGGCCGGGATGCCGATACGCATCAGCGAGTAGTTGCCGCGCTTGGCGACCATCAGGACGACCGGGATCAGCAGCACGATGCCGACCTCGAAGAACAGCGGCAGACCGATCACCGAGGCGATCAGGACCATCGCCCACGGCATGGCGCGCCCGCCGGCCTTGGCGAGGATCGTGTCGACGATCTGGTCGGCGCCGCCGGAGTCGGCGAGCAGCTTGCCCAGGATCGCGCCGAGCGCGATCAGCACACCCACACCGGCCACGGTGGAACCAAGGCCCGCGGTGAAGCTGACGATGGTCTTGTCGAGGGGGGCGCCCGCGAAGGCTCCCAGGGCCAGAGAACCGATGGTCAGCGCCAGGAAGGCGTGGACCCGGAACTTCGTGATGAGCAGAACGATGACAGCGATGCCCGCGAGGACGGCGATCCCCAGCTGGGCGTGGCCCGCCGAGGTGATCGGTTCGACGGCATCCGCTGCCAGCGTCTCGACGCTGAGACTGGTCACGGCTTTTCCTTGGTGGTGGTGGGGACTTCTGGGCTACTTCAGCGCCGGGCGCTGGGGGACGGGGACCGGCCTTCGAGGCTGTCGAGGGCCGCGACGGCCCGCTCCGTGATCTCCTCGGGGCTGCCCGACACATCGACGTCGACGCCCGCCTCGTCCGCCGCGAGCGGCTGGAGCGTGGCGAACTGCGAGTCCAGCAGGGCCGTGGGCATGAAGTGCCCCTGGCGGTGCGACATCCGGTCCTCGATGAGGGCGCGGTCACCCGTGAGGTGGACGAACACGACTCCGGGGGCCTCGGCCCTGAGCCGGTCGCGATAGCTCCGCTTGAGCGCGGAGCTGCTGACGACGCCGCCGAGTCCCGCCCGTCCGTGCGCCCACTCGCCGATGGCGTCGAGCCACGGCCACCGGTCGTCGTCGGTCAGGGGGGTGCCGGCCGACATCTTGGCGATGTTCGCCGGCGGGTGGAAGTCGTCGCCCTCGGCGTACGGAACGCCGAGCCTGTCTGCGAGCAGGGGGCCGATCGTGGTCTTGCCGGTCCCTGCCACGCCCATGACTACGACGACGTGGGGGGTGCGTCGTGTCTTCATCGCGTCCTCGCTGTCTTCTTCGACATCGCTGTGTCACGCCACTGAAACCTAAATGGTCGGACAAATTCAAGAGACTGTGACACAAAAGTCTGACTTTTTATTCCGTCGGCCCGCCTCGTACGCTGACGTCATGACCACACAGGGCCGGGGGCTGCACGCCCACGTACTGGAGAACCTCGGCCCCGCCATCACCGCGGGGGAGTACCCACCGGGCAGCGTGCTGCGCACGGACGAGCTGGCCCAGCGCTACGAGGTGTCGCGCTCCGTCATGCGGGAGGCCGTACGGGTGCTCGAGTCGATGCACCTCGTGGAGTCCCGGCGCCGGGTCGGCGTGACCGTACGGCCCACGCAGGAGTGGAACGTCTATGACCCGCAGGTCATCCGCTGGCGGCTGGCCGGCGCGGACCGGCCGCGGCAGCTGCGCTCTCTCACGGTGCTGCGTTCCGCGGTCGAGCCGGTCGCGGCCGGACTCGCCGCGACCCACGCCACGGCCGAGCAGTGCGCGGCGCTCACCGAGTGCGCGCTCGGCATGGTCGCCACGTCACGCGGCCATCAGCTGGAGGCGTACCTCGTCCACGACATCGAGTTCCACCGGGTCGTCCTGAACGCGTCGGGCAACGAGATGTTCGCCCGGCTCGGCGATGTGGTCGCGGAGGTCCTCGCGGGCCGCACGCACCACCAGGTGATGTTCGAGGACCCGGACCCGGCGGCCGTGTCACTGCATGTGCACGTGGCCGAGGCCGTCCGCGAGGGGGACGCGATCCGCGCGGAGGCGCTCACGCGCGAGATCGCGGTGGGTGCGCTCCAGGAACTGGACATCCTCGCGCCCTGATTGCAGGGCCGGGCCCTACTCGATGAAGTCGCCGTCCACGTACACCCAGGCGCCGTCGAGCCGTATGAACCGACTGCGCTCGTGAAGCGAGCCGGGCCGCCCGCCGTCGGTGTAGCGGGCCCGGAAGGTCACGGTGCCGGTGGTGTGGAAGGCCGACCCCTCGCTCGTCCCCAGGATCTCCAGACCGGTCCACTTCGTCCCCGGCTCGAAGGTGATGGCCGGGGGCCGGGTGGCCGGGTGCCAGGTCCGCAGCAGATACGCGGCGTCCTTGACGGCGAAGGCGCAGTAGCGGGACCGCATCAGGGCCTCGGCGGTGGGCGCGTTCGCCCCTCCGGAGTGATACCGGCCGCAACAGGCGTCATACGCGGAGGGGAGCCCGCAGGGGCAGGTGGGGGCGGGGCGTGACATACGGACGATTCAACCAGCTCCGCGGCCGATCACCCGGCCCCCACCCCCACCCCTGTCACCGCGTCACGGTCAGTGCCGTGCCCCGCGTGCGGTCCGACGAGGGTCCCGTCTCGATCGAGAACTCGCCGGGCTCCACGGCGAGGTCCAGGCCGCGGGTGACCGAGGCGAGCACCTCGGCGTCGAGGGCGAACACGGCCTCGGCGCTCCCGCCGGGCTCCAGGTCGAGCCGTACGAACCCGCGCAGCTCCCGCGCCCGCGGCCACGACGTACCGCCCGACACCCGGCGCACATACAGCTGCACCGTCTCGCGCACGGGCCGCGTCCCGGTGTTGGTCACGGTGACGGAGCACGTCGTGCCGGGTTCACCGGCCGTGACGGTGGAGTGCGCGAGGCGGGGCGCCGCGTACTCCACCGTCGAGTAGGACAGGCCGTGACCGAAGGCGTGCCGCGCGGTGGCGCTCTGGTCCACGTAGCCGCGGTAGTCGTGGTCCTTGGCGTTGTAGAACACCGGCAGCTGCGCGGCGGACCGCGGCACCGACACCGGGAGCCGGCCCGCCGGCGACGCGGCCCCGAACAGGACGTCGGCCACGGCCCGTCCGCCCCACGGCCCCGGATACCAGGCGCACAGCACGCCCTTCGCCTTCCCCGTGAGGTCGGGCAGCGCGTGCGGGCGGCCCTGGACCAGGACCACGACGACCGGGGTGCCCGTCGCCGCCACCGCGTCGAGCAGCGCCGACTGCCCGTCCGGCAGGCGCAGATCGGCCAGGTCGACGCCTTCGCCGCAGGTCATGCCTACCGGGTTCCCCGAGGAGACGACGGCCGCCCCGTTGGCCTCGAAGCGCGTGTCGCCCTCGCGGGCGCTCGACCCGCCGAGGACGAGCACGGCCACCTCGGCCGACGCGGCCAGAGCGACCGCCTCCGGCACGCCGGACAGGTCGCCGCCGACGAGCTCGCACCCGCGCGCGTACGTCACTTCGGCGCCGGGCGCGGCCCCCGCCCGGATCCCGTCGAGCACGGTGACACCCGAGCCGGGCCGCTGCGGCGCGGTGTAGTCACCGATCTGGCCGGGAACGGAGTCCGCGCCGGGGCCCATGACCGCGATGCGGCGCAGGGAAAGGCCGAGTGGCAGCGTCACCCCGTCGTGCTCCAGGAGCACGATCGACTCACGTGCCAGGCGCTCGCTCAACTTCCGGACACCGGACGGCTGTTCAGGCCTGCCGACGTACGGCCGCTCGAAGAGGCCGAGCCGGAACTTGAGCGCGAGGACGCGCTCCACCGCCGAGTCCACGGTCGCCTCCGCGACGAGCCCCCGCTCGACGGCCTCGCCCAGTCGCGGGAAGCAGTCGTCCCACAGGCTCAGATCGGTGCCCGCCGCCAGGGCGAGCGCGCCCGCCGCCGCGGGATCGCCGGCCAGGCGCGTCAGCCGGTCGAGCGCGCCCCCGTCGGCCATCACGACGCCGTCGAACCCCCAGCGCTCCCGCAGGAGTTCGGTCAGGAGATACCGGCTCGCGGCGCACGGCAGACCGTCGAACTCGTTGTACGCCGCCATCACGCCCGCGGCGCCCGCGCGGACCCCCGCCCGCGCCGCCGCCAGATGGATCTCGTGCAGCTCGCGGACCCCGAGCTCGGTGGCCGCGCTGTTGCGCCCGCCCACCGAGGAACCCTGGCCCGCGAAGTGCTTCAGCACCACCCCGACCCCGGCCCGCCGCATGCCCCGTACGAGCGCCTCGGTGAACCGGGCCGCCAGATACGGGTCCTCGCCGAAGCACTCCTCGGCCCGGCCCCAGCGCGGGTCGCGGACGAGGTCGAGCGCCGACACCAGGGCCAGATGGCCGCCCCTGGCCCGCAGTTCGGCCCCGGCCCCGGCCGCCGCCTCCTCGTAGAGGTCCGGGTCCCACGTCGAGCCGACGGCCAGGTTCACCGGCAGGACGGTGCCGTCGAGCGCCTGGTGGCCGTGCGGGACCTCCTCGACCAGCAGCACGGGGATGCCGAGCCGCGTCTGTTCGACCATGTGCCGCTGTACCGCGTCCGCGACACCCGCCGCGTCCGCCGCCGTGATCCCGTCGGCGAAGGTCACCCCGGACCACGGGTCCGCGCGCTGGAGCCCGTACAGGGCGCCCATGCCGTCGTACGCGGCGACCTCGGAGCGGAACGCGTCCGTCAGCCGGTGGCCCGAGCCGGTGCGCCGGTACGCGTGCCAGCCGTACATCCGCTGGTTGAGCTGCCCGACCTTCTCGGTGAGCGTCATCCGGCCGAGCAGATCCCGCACGCGCTCGCGCACTGGGGCCGCCGGGTCGCGGTACAGCGGCTCGTTCATCGCAGTTCCAGAACGCGCACGCCGTACGGGTCCAGGGTGACGTCCGTGACGGGCTCGCCCGTCCCCGCGTCGTGCAGCGTCCCGGCGGCCTGCGGGCGCGACGTCATCTCCTGCCCGGACTGGCTCACCAGCCACACGAACCGCCGCCCGTCCTCGTGGACCAGCACATCGGCCGACGCATACGGGCTCTCGACCGTCACGGGCCGTGCCACACCGGCGACCTCGGCGAGCGCCGCGTACAGCCGGTGCGTCTGCTCCGGGTTGACGTGCGCCGTGCGGGCGGCCATGTGCTCCAGCGGATACGTCGCGAGGACGGTGCGGCCGAGGCCCGTGGCCCGCGAGAGGAGTGCGGGGCGGCCGTGCGCGTCGACGGCGACGACCTCCGCGTCGCGCGCCTCGACCGGCAGGTACGCCCGGCTGTCCTCGTTGCCCGCGACCGGGAAGCGCAGGGTCTCACCGGCCCTGATGCCCCCGAAGTCCCCCGTGAACGTCATCTCCAGGACGTCGTCCTCGATCGGCTCGGCCACCCCGTACGACAGCTGCATCTCGACGCCGAACAGCCCGTCCAGGTCGTCGAACCACGGCCCGCGCGTCCCAGGGTGCTCGCCCGAGCAGAACGACAGGTAGACCGTGGCTCCCTCGGTGGCCCGCCGAGCCAGCGCGCGCCGGGTGCGGGTCGTCAACTGCCTTGTCGCGGGCAGGAGATAGAGCTGCGCGTCCTCGCTGAGGCCGTCCGCCTCCCGGGTGAGGCCCACCGCCAGGTCCGCGGCGCGCGCCGCGACGTACCCCTGGTGGAGCGAGGTGAAGATGAGCGGGCGGTCGGCGGGGCGGCTGTACGGGTAGCCGCGCTCCAGGAACGCGGGCACGACGAGCGCGGCCCCGGCGTCCGAGCGGCGGCAGCGCGTGAAGTCGACCTGCTCCAACACCTTCGCGAACGCGGCGAGTTCGACGAGCGGGGCCTTCGGGGCGCCCGCGCTGTCCGTGATGCCGAAGTGCATCTCGAAGGGGTGGTGGTCGTAGGGGGACCGGTCCCACAGGTCGTCGTAGTCCGTGTTGTTCCAGGCGACCCAGCCCGTCGCGCCGCCGAGCAGTGAGTTGTGCAGGGTCTGGCGGTAGTACACGCCCGCGTTCTCGGCGGACACCGTGTCCGTCGACAGGCCGAACTCCTCCAGGACCACCGGCTGCCCCGTGACGGCCGCGAGCTCGCACTCGAACGCGGCGCGGTAGTGCTGGCGCGGCCGGTCCGTGTCGGAGCGGTAGACGTGCGGGCCCACGAAGTCGACGTACTCGGCGGTGTCCCGCAGCGAGAAACCGTTGTCGCGGCCCGTGACCTCGATGCCCCACGCGCCGTCGCCCAGGGAGACGGGCTGGGTGCCGCCGGCCGCGCGCACGGCGTTGCACATGGCCTGCGCCCACGCCGTGACGACGTCACTGGAGGGCGGATCGACCTGGTAGATCCGCCCGTAGCCCGGCATCTCGTTGGTGATCAGCCAGCCCGTGACGGCCGGGTGGTCCTTGAAGCGGCGCGTCATCTGAGACACGAACCACGCCTGGCGGCCGACCATCCACACGTCCTCGTACAGGTCCCGGCCCCCGCGCCAGGCCGGATCCCAGTTCTCGCCGGACATGTGGCCGACGATGAACGTCGGCACGGTGCCCATGCCCGCCTCGGTGTGCGCGTCGAGGAAGTCGCGGAAGCGCTCGCACAACTCCTCGTCGATCCGGTGCGGTTCGGGGTGGAAGTCGGGCCAGTAGAAGAACGAGCGGGTCATGTTCAGACCGTGCTCGCGCAGCACCGCCAGTTCCTCGCGCACCGTCTTCGGCTCGTAGTCGCGCCACATCAGGGGACCGCCGGTGCGGGACCAGAAGTTGGCGCCGAGCCAGGGCAGGACGGCGGAGTCGTGGGTGAGGTGGGCGCTGTGGCGTCGCATGGTGGTACCTAGCTCCGTTGGAATGCGGGACTTGTCAGGGGGTTGCGGGGCCGGTCGACTCGCGGACGACCAGGTGCGGGCGCCCTTCGAGAGGTGTCTCGGGAACGTCCTCGCCGCACCGGGCGAGCAGCACGCGCGCGGCTGCCGCGCCGACCCGCTGCACCTGCTGGTCGACGGTCGTCAGGCGCGGGTGCAGCCAGCTGCCGAGCGGGAGGTTGTCGTAGCCGACGACGGACAGGTCGTCGGGCACGCGCAGGCCGGCGCGCTGGGCGGTTCCGATGCCGCACACGGCCATCGAGTCGTTGGCGTACACGATCGCGGTGGGCCGCTCGGTGCGCCCGATCAGCTCCTCGGTCGCGGCGACGGCGGCCCCCTCCGAGAAGTCGGTGCTCAGGACGGCGACGGGCCGGAGCCCGGCGAGGCCGAGCGTCTCCTCGAAGACCGTGCGCCGCAGCCGGGTGTGCTGGAGCTCGGCGGGCCCGCAGACGTACGCGATGCGCCGGTGGCCGAGCCCGAGCAGATGGTCGACCGCCTCGTGGACGCCCGACCCCTGGTTGCCGAGGCCGACGGTCGGCACGGTGGCCTCCGGGTCGGGTGCGCCGAGCAGTACCGACGGAAGCCCGATGCGGCGCAGCAGGGCCGGGCGCGGGTCGTCGGCCCGCGCGTCCGTGAGGACGGCCCCGTCGACCCGTCCCTCCGCGGCGAGCCGCTCGTACAGGGCGCTCTCCTCGTCGACACCGGCCACCAGATGCAGCAGCAGACCGTAGCCGCGCGGCGCCAGCTCTCCCTCTATGCCGGTGATCAGCTCACTGAAGTGCGGGTCGGCCCCGAGCACGTCGGTGGGCCTGCGCACGACGAGCGCGAGCGTACGGGTACGGGCGCTGCGCAGCGCCGCCGCCGACGCGCTCGGCGACCAGCCGAGCTCCGCCGCCGCGTCGAGGATCCGCCGC
The DNA window shown above is from Streptomyces sp. NBC_01445 and carries:
- a CDS encoding YchJ family protein; this encodes MSRPAPTCPCGLPSAYDACCGRYHSGGANAPTAEALMRSRYCAFAVKDAAYLLRTWHPATRPPAITFEPGTKWTGLEILGTSEGSAFHTTGTVTFRARYTDGGRPGSLHERSRFIRLDGAWVYVDGDFIE
- a CDS encoding glycoside hydrolase family 3 N-terminal domain-containing protein, giving the protein MNEPLYRDPAAPVRERVRDLLGRMTLTEKVGQLNQRMYGWHAYRRTGSGHRLTDAFRSEVAAYDGMGALYGLQRADPWSGVTFADGITAADAAGVADAVQRHMVEQTRLGIPVLLVEEVPHGHQALDGTVLPVNLAVGSTWDPDLYEEAAAGAGAELRARGGHLALVSALDLVRDPRWGRAEECFGEDPYLAARFTEALVRGMRRAGVGVVLKHFAGQGSSVGGRNSAATELGVRELHEIHLAAARAGVRAGAAGVMAAYNEFDGLPCAASRYLLTELLRERWGFDGVVMADGGALDRLTRLAGDPAAAGALALAAGTDLSLWDDCFPRLGEAVERGLVAEATVDSAVERVLALKFRLGLFERPYVGRPEQPSGVRKLSERLARESIVLLEHDGVTLPLGLSLRRIAVMGPGADSVPGQIGDYTAPQRPGSGVTVLDGIRAGAAPGAEVTYARGCELVGGDLSGVPEAVALAASAEVAVLVLGGSSAREGDTRFEANGAAVVSSGNPVGMTCGEGVDLADLRLPDGQSALLDAVAATGTPVVVVLVQGRPHALPDLTGKAKGVLCAWYPGPWGGRAVADVLFGAASPAGRLPVSVPRSAAQLPVFYNAKDHDYRGYVDQSATARHAFGHGLSYSTVEYAAPRLAHSTVTAGEPGTTCSVTVTNTGTRPVRETVQLYVRRVSGGTSWPRARELRGFVRLDLEPGGSAEAVFALDAEVLASVTRGLDLAVEPGEFSIETGPSSDRTRGTALTVTR
- a CDS encoding glycoside hydrolase 5 family protein gives rise to the protein MRRHSAHLTHDSAVLPWLGANFWSRTGGPLMWRDYEPKTVREELAVLREHGLNMTRSFFYWPDFHPEPHRIDEELCERFRDFLDAHTEAGMGTVPTFIVGHMSGENWDPAWRGGRDLYEDVWMVGRQAWFVSQMTRRFKDHPAVTGWLITNEMPGYGRIYQVDPPSSDVVTAWAQAMCNAVRAAGGTQPVSLGDGAWGIEVTGRDNGFSLRDTAEYVDFVGPHVYRSDTDRPRQHYRAAFECELAAVTGQPVVLEEFGLSTDTVSAENAGVYYRQTLHNSLLGGATGWVAWNNTDYDDLWDRSPYDHHPFEMHFGITDSAGAPKAPLVELAAFAKVLEQVDFTRCRRSDAGAALVVPAFLERGYPYSRPADRPLIFTSLHQGYVAARAADLAVGLTREADGLSEDAQLYLLPATRQLTTRTRRALARRATEGATVYLSFCSGEHPGTRGPWFDDLDGLFGVEMQLSYGVAEPIEDDVLEMTFTGDFGGIRAGETLRFPVAGNEDSRAYLPVEARDAEVVAVDAHGRPALLSRATGLGRTVLATYPLEHMAARTAHVNPEQTHRLYAALAEVAGVARPVTVESPYASADVLVHEDGRRFVWLVSQSGQEMTSRPQAAGTLHDAGTGEPVTDVTLDPYGVRVLELR
- a CDS encoding LacI family DNA-binding transcriptional regulator: MSKARTGSRPTIKAVAAAAGVSTAAVSQAFNDKGRLAEPTRRRILDAAAELGWSPSASAAALRSARTRTLALVVRRPTDVLGADPHFSELITGIEGELAPRGYGLLLHLVAGVDEESALYERLAAEGRVDGAVLTDARADDPRPALLRRIGLPSVLLGAPDPEATVPTVGLGNQGSGVHEAVDHLLGLGHRRIAYVCGPAELQHTRLRRTVFEETLGLAGLRPVAVLSTDFSEGAAVAATEELIGRTERPTAIVYANDSMAVCGIGTAQRAGLRVPDDLSVVGYDNLPLGSWLHPRLTTVDQQVQRVGAAAARVLLARCGEDVPETPLEGRPHLVVRESTGPATP